CACCACGACCTCTGCCATGCTCACCCAGTCGATGGACTGGGCTGTCGCGGAGAACGCCCGCCAGGGCGGCAAGTACTACGGCAGGCTCGACACCAGCAAGATCGCCGCAGCCGGCTTCTCCTGCGGCGGCCTTGAGGCGTACGACGTCTCCACCGACCCGCGGGTCACCACGACCGGAATCTTCAGCAGTGGCTACCTGAACGCCTCCGACCGGGCCAAGCTGCGGCTGTTGACCAAGCCGATCGCGTACATCATCGGCGGACCCAGCGACATCGCGTACAGCAACGCCATGGCCGACTGGGCCCAACTGCCGGCGGGCCTGCCCGCGTTCATGGGCAACCTCAACGTCGGGCACGGCGGGACGTACACCCAGCCGGACGGTGGTGAGTTCGGTCGGGTGGCGGCGCTGTACTTCAGGTGGCGCCTCAAGGGTGACCAGACCGCCGGCAGGTACTTCGTCGGCGCGAACTGCGGCCTGTGCAACACCCAGTGGAGCGTGCAGCAGAAGAACCTGACGCTCTGAGAACAGCCCCGCTGCGCACCGCGAACACGGACGTGGAAGCGGCCGCGCAGCGGGGCAACCCCGAGTGGAAGCTGTTAGGTTGCATCTATGTCCATGAATGTCTTGAAGACGGGTGCCGTCATTGGCGCCACCTGCCTGCTGCTCGGCGCCGCGCCCGCGGGCGCCGGGACGATCCCCGCGACCACCCTCGAAACCCCGCCCGGGGCGCCGCCCGGAGTCTGCGACGCCGGCACCGGCTGGGGACCGCCGCTGCCCGGGACCACCCTCTCCGCGCAGCGCGTCCAAAGTGGATTCCAGTTCCTCGAAGGGCCGGTCTGGGTCGCCGACCCTGGATACCTGCTCGTGTCCGACCTCGGCCGGGCCAGCGGCGCCGAGCAGGTGCAGCCGTCGACGATCCACCGCCTGGTCCCACCGGCCGCGGCGGAGACGTTCGTCGCCGGCGCCGGCAGCAATGGCCTTGCGCTGAGCCCGGACGGGCAGCAGATCATCGCCGCGACCCACGACAACCGCACCGTCTCGGCGTTCAGCCTGTCCGACCGGGCCCGCACCGTGGTCGCCGGCAGCTACCAGGGGCGGGCCTTCAACTCGCCGAACGACGTCGCGGTCCGCGCGGACGGCGTCGTCTACTTCACCGACCCCTCCTTCCAGCGGGGCCGCCGGCCCGACCAGATGGGTGGACGGACCGGCGTCTTCCGGGTCGTGAACGGGCAGGTCGACCTCGTCGACGACACGGTCCGCCAGCCGAACGGCATCGCCCTGTCGCCCGACGGCAGCATCCTGTACGTCGGTGCGTTCGCGGAGAACCGCATCTACGCGTACCAGGTGCGGCCGGACGGCAGCACCGGGGAGCGGACAGTCTTCGCCACCATCGCCAGCCCGGACGGTGTGACCGTGGACTGCGCGGGCAACGTCTACTGGGTCTCGCACAGCGCGGGCCGGGTGCACGTGTTCTCGCCGGGCGGCGAGACGCTCGGCACGATCTCGTCGGGCCTGCAGGCCACCAACGCGGCCTTCGGCGGACCCGACCGCCGCACCCTGTACATCACCGCTGGCCAAAGTGGCAACTACGGGATCTACAGCATCGCGCTCGCCGTTCCCGGCTACCCGTACTGAGGCTCCGCTCCCGGTGCTGCCATCGGTCAGGCGACGGTGCATGCGGCTCCGTTGAGGGTGAACGACGTCGGCCTGGCGGTGTTGCCTGTGTGTGTTGCCTGGAAGCCGATCGTGATTGAGGCGTTGGGTGCGATGGCCGCGTTGTAGGAGACGTTCCGCGCGGTCACCTGGCCGGAGGCGGGCGAGTAGCTGGCGTTCCAGCCCGAGGTGATGCTCTGCCCGCTGGGCAGGGTGAAGACCAGCGACCAGCCGTTGACCGCGGCTCCGCCGGTGTTGGTGACGGTGAGGTTCTCCGTGAGGCCGTTGTTCCACGCGTTTACCGTCGCCGTCACCCGGCACGCCCCGGTGCCTGGCGTCGGCGTGGTGGGTCCGGGGGTGGGCGTCGTCGGCCCCGGCGTGGGCGTCGAGGGTCCGGGCGTGGGCGTCGAGGGTCCGGGCGTCGGGTTGCTTTGGAACTGCGTGAAGAACGACCACGTCTCCTGCGGCAGCCAGGCGCGGTTGCCCGAGTCGGTCGGCGTGGGGGTGTGGCCGCCGTCGAACGCGTACCAGATGAGCGGGTAGGCGGCGGAGCAGCCGGAGTAGACGACCTTGGTGTGCGTGCCGCTGCCCGCCGCCGGATCGGGCGGGTTCTGTGCGGTACAGCCGTTGTTCCTGGCGAACGTGTTGCGCATCGTCCGCGCGCCGGAGATGGACAGGACGTTGTCGCTGATCCCGTGCGCCTGCAGGTACGCGATGGGCTGGGTGCCACCGCTGCATCCGCTGATGATCCCGCCGGAGTAGATGGCGACCGCGCGGAAGACGGTGGACCTGGCGCAGGCCAGCGCGTAGCTCATGCCACCGCCGTAGCTGAAGCCGAGCGAGAACAGTTGGGTCGTGTCGACGCAGAGCGCGTTCTGGATCGTCTGGATCATGTTGTCGACGAAAACGACATCCTCGCCGCCGGAGTTGGCCCAACCGTTGTTGAGACCTTCGGGCGCGACGAAGATCGTGCTGTTGCCCGACAGCGGCAGCAGGCCGTAGTAGTTTCCGCTCGTCACGTTGCCGGCGTTGCCGCCCAACCAGTGAAACCCGAAGACCAGGCGGTACGCGCGGTTGTTGTCGTAGTTGTCCGGGAGCCTGAGCACGTAGCTGCGGCTCCTGCCGCCGCTCTGCAGCGTGTGGGTGCCGCTCGTCAACGTCGGGGCCCTGCCGCACCCGGCCGTCGTGGCGAGGACGCCAACATCAGCGCCGGCCACGCCTTCGCCGCGCGCTTCGACGGCCGCGCCCGACGGTAAGGCCGTGGCGACCAACATGGCGGCGCCGACGGCGGCGGCCAAGGCGGCCGAAATCGCCACTGTTGACCTGCGACCTGCTGTCGTTATCAACGTTCCTCCCTTAGTTTGGTGCCAATAACCCATTGACAGCTATCGTTGCCGTACGGTAGGCGCTTTCGTGACGACCGTCAAGACAGTGCCGAACATCGATGCCGCTATCCTGGGTCGGTGATGTTGCCGGACAGCCAATCCACCGAGGTGCGGCCACAGACCCTGCTGCTCACCTTTCTCGGCAGGGCGGTCCTCGGACACGACATCGCGGTGTTCTCCGGCACCTACCTGACCGTGATGGACCGGCTGGGCGTCTCCGAGCAGGCCACCCGCTCCACGTTGAGCCGCATGGTGAGCCGCCAGCTGCTGACGCGTCACCGCCGCGGGCGCAAGATGTACTTCGGGCTCACCGCGCAAGCCGAGGCGGTGCTGACCGAGGGCGCCCAGCGGCTGTGGAAGGTGGGCGCCGTCAACCGCGATGCCGACGAGCACTGGACGCTGCTCGGCTTTTCGCTGCCGGAGTCCCGCCGCGACGAGCGGCACCTGCTCCGATCCCGGTTGCGCTGGGCCGGCTTCGGCCCGCTGCGCAGCGGCCTCTGGATCGCGCCCGGCACCGTCGACGTCACCGAGCTGCTGCCCGAGCAGGTGCGCGAGCACGTCCACGTGTTCCACGCCCGGGCGGCGGAACCCGCCGCGATCGACCAGATGATGCGCGACGCGTACGACCTGCCGGCGATAGCCGCGCGATACCAGCGGTTTCTGGACCACTGGGGCGCGCGGCGGCCGCACCCGGCCGCGGGAGACGACCTGACCCGCCAGCTGTGGCTGGTCAGCGAGTGGCTGCTCATCCTGCGTGACGACCCGCGGATACCGGTGCGGCACCTTCCGCGGGACTGGCCGGCCGAGGCCGCCGAGGCGCTCTTCCACCGATGCCACGAGCGCCTCTCGGGGCCAGCCCAGCAGATCCTCGACGAGATCCTCGACGCGGTCGAAATCCAAGAGCCATAACCCCAACCTCCAGATGGGGTGCCGACCTCGCCGGGCGATCGTCGCGGACGCGATCGAAGGCCCGGCGAGGTCTGTGCCGCTAACCGGCTGTGCAGGATCTGATCTGGGGTCGTGCGCTGCTGTTGCCGTTGAACATCGTGGTGAAGCCGAAGGAGTTGCCGGAGCCGTTGGAGCGCATGGTGAGCACGTAGCCGCTGCTGTCCCAGCTGGGTGTGCCGTTCCAGGTGGACGACATGCGCTGCGGCGCGGTGAGGGCGACGACCACGGTCCAGCTGCTGGCACCGCTGACGTTGACCGTGGTGTTGTAACGGTCGCCCCAGACCTGGCCCGGCGTGATGGTCGCGGTGCACGTGCCCGAGGGAGGCGGCGTCGTGACCGGAGGTGCCGTCGTGGGCGGAGGTGTGGTCGTGGGCGGCGGTGTGGTCGGGTCACTGGGCAGCAGCGGGCAGGTGCCGCGGTAGCCCTGGATGCCGCTGGAGTCCATCAGTGACGGGCACAGGAACTGGGTGTACCGGCTGTCGCTGTCGACGAAGGTCTTGATCCAGGGGATCAGGATCCGCATCTCGAGGCTGTTCGCCCGGGTCGGGAAGAGGTGGTCGGCGCCGACGAACTCCATGTAGGCGCTCTCCGTCGTCGCCGGCAGCGAGTTGTACAAGCCGGTGACGTAGGACGGCGTGACCACGGTGTCGTTCGTACCGGCGATCATCAAGGTCGGTACCCGCACGTTTGTCGGGTTTCCGGAGGGCTTGTAGGGTGCCAGCGCGACGGCCGCCTTCAGCGAGGAACGGTCGGTTGCCGCGACAAGCGCTCCGCCACCGCCCATGGAGTGCCCGACGACCGACAACCTGCTGGCGTCGATGCGGTCGCGCACGGAGCTGCGCTGGGTGAGGTAGTCGAGGGCGGCCAGCAGCTGGGCGCCGCGGGCGGTGTCGAAGTCGTTGGTGCTGTTGGTCTCGACCCCGATGACGACGAACCCGAAGGACGCCAGCCAGTGCCCCATCCACGCCTCTTCGACGGAGAAGCGGGCGGTGTATCCCGGCACGATGGCGACCGCGCCGAAGGTGCCCTGGCTCGTGTCGGTCGGGTAGTAGATCATCCCGCCGCCGAAGCCGTTTCCGGCGGCAACGCTCATCTCGGCGGTCGCGAACGTACCCCGGTTGGCCGACACGCTGGCGGCGGTGGGGTTGGGCCCGCGCTGGTACGGGTTGCCGCCGCCCGGAGGAGCGGAAGTGGGTGGCGCGCTGCTCGTGGGTGGCGGCGCGCTGCTGGTGGGCGGGTTCGACGGCGATGGGCTCACCGGTGTGCCGCCGGTGTTGAGCGCGTCGAGGGTGGACTGGTACGCGGCCTTCTTGTTGCCGCTGCCGTCGAAGAGCAGTGGCGTGCCGCTGGCGCGCCACGAGTCGGAGTCGCGGATGCCCCACACCGTGATGCCGGTGCAGCGTGCCACGGCGAGGCAGTCGTTGACGACGTTGCGGTACGTGTTGGCCTGCGTCGTGCCGGAGCCTTCGATGTCGAGCTCGGTGATCTGGACGTCGACGCCGAGGGCGGCGAAGCTGGACAGCGTCGTGCGGTAGTTGCTGGGGTACGGCGAGCCGCTGTTGAAGTGGGACTGCAGGCCGACGCAGTCGATCGGCACGCTGCGGTTTCTGAAGTCCTGGACCATGCGGTAGACGGCTTGGGTCTTGGCATCGTTCCAGTTGTCGGTGTTGTAGTCGTTGTAGCAGAGCTTGGCGTTGGGATCGGCCGCACGGGCGGCGCGGAAGGCGGCTTCGATCCAGTCGTTGCCGGTGCGCTGCAGGTTGGAGTCCCGGCGGGCGCCGCTGCCACCGTCAGCGAAGGCCTCGTTGACCACGTCCCAGGCGTAGATCCGGCCGCGGTAGTGGTTGGCGACCTGGGTGACGTGGTTGAGCATCGCGTTGCGCAGGCTGGTGCCGGACATGTTCTGCGCCCAGCCGGGCTGCTGGGAGTGCCAGGCCAGCGCGTGGCCGCGCATGCGGGCGCCGAACTGGTTGCAGCGGTTGACGATGTTGTCCGCGCTGCCGTAGCTGAAGTTGTTC
This genomic stretch from Phytohabitans houttuyneae harbors:
- a CDS encoding SMP-30/gluconolactonase/LRE family protein; translated protein: MSMNVLKTGAVIGATCLLLGAAPAGAGTIPATTLETPPGAPPGVCDAGTGWGPPLPGTTLSAQRVQSGFQFLEGPVWVADPGYLLVSDLGRASGAEQVQPSTIHRLVPPAAAETFVAGAGSNGLALSPDGQQIIAATHDNRTVSAFSLSDRARTVVAGSYQGRAFNSPNDVAVRADGVVYFTDPSFQRGRRPDQMGGRTGVFRVVNGQVDLVDDTVRQPNGIALSPDGSILYVGAFAENRIYAYQVRPDGSTGERTVFATIASPDGVTVDCAGNVYWVSHSAGRVHVFSPGGETLGTISSGLQATNAAFGGPDRRTLYITAGQSGNYGIYSIALAVPGYPY
- a CDS encoding PaaX family transcriptional regulator, with protein sequence MLPDSQSTEVRPQTLLLTFLGRAVLGHDIAVFSGTYLTVMDRLGVSEQATRSTLSRMVSRQLLTRHRRGRKMYFGLTAQAEAVLTEGAQRLWKVGAVNRDADEHWTLLGFSLPESRRDERHLLRSRLRWAGFGPLRSGLWIAPGTVDVTELLPEQVREHVHVFHARAAEPAAIDQMMRDAYDLPAIAARYQRFLDHWGARRPHPAAGDDLTRQLWLVSEWLLILRDDPRIPVRHLPRDWPAEAAEALFHRCHERLSGPAQQILDEILDAVEIQEP
- a CDS encoding cellulose binding domain-containing protein; this encodes MTSGTHTLQSGGRSRSYVLRLPDNYDNNRAYRLVFGFHWLGGNAGNVTSGNYYGLLPLSGNSTIFVAPEGLNNGWANSGGEDVVFVDNMIQTIQNALCVDTTQLFSLGFSYGGGMSYALACARSTVFRAVAIYSGGIISGCSGGTQPIAYLQAHGISDNVLSISGARTMRNTFARNNGCTAQNPPDPAAGSGTHTKVVYSGCSAAYPLIWYAFDGGHTPTPTDSGNRAWLPQETWSFFTQFQSNPTPGPSTPTPGPSTPTPGPTTPTPGPTTPTPGTGACRVTATVNAWNNGLTENLTVTNTGGAAVNGWSLVFTLPSGQSITSGWNASYSPASGQVTARNVSYNAAIAPNASITIGFQATHTGNTARPTSFTLNGAACTVA
- a CDS encoding endo-1,4-beta-xylanase produces the protein MDGKTRPARYRLALALAGAASLLAVAGTTLVVTTAAQAGTTLGAAAAESGRYFGTAVAANRLGDNTYSTILAREFNMCTAENEMKWDATEPSQNNFSYGSADNIVNRCNQFGARMRGHALAWHSQQPGWAQNMSGTSLRNAMLNHVTQVANHYRGRIYAWDVVNEAFADGGSGARRDSNLQRTGNDWIEAAFRAARAADPNAKLCYNDYNTDNWNDAKTQAVYRMVQDFRNRSVPIDCVGLQSHFNSGSPYPSNYRTTLSSFAALGVDVQITELDIEGSGTTQANTYRNVVNDCLAVARCTGITVWGIRDSDSWRASGTPLLFDGSGNKKAAYQSTLDALNTGGTPVSPSPSNPPTSSAPPPTSSAPPTSAPPGGGNPYQRGPNPTAASVSANRGTFATAEMSVAAGNGFGGGMIYYPTDTSQGTFGAVAIVPGYTARFSVEEAWMGHWLASFGFVVIGVETNSTNDFDTARGAQLLAALDYLTQRSSVRDRIDASRLSVVGHSMGGGGALVAATDRSSLKAAVALAPYKPSGNPTNVRVPTLMIAGTNDTVVTPSYVTGLYNSLPATTESAYMEFVGADHLFPTRANSLEMRILIPWIKTFVDSDSRYTQFLCPSLMDSSGIQGYRGTCPLLPSDPTTPPPTTTPPPTTAPPVTTPPPSGTCTATITPGQVWGDRYNTTVNVSGASSWTVVVALTAPQRMSSTWNGTPSWDSSGYVLTMRSNGSGNSFGFTTMFNGNSSARPQIRSCTAG